One genomic region from Spirosoma sp. KCTC 42546 encodes:
- a CDS encoding response regulator transcription factor — protein sequence MKILLVEDEPDLQKAVSQYLESEGYTVTTADTYQQATEKAHDYDYDCVVVDLMLPGGNGLDLVRALKRRQSTAGIIVVTAKDALADKLTGLDAGADDYLTKPFHLPELNARLRSVLRRRLFGGQAQVQAGDITLWPDQQRVSIHDTDLKLTGKEYELLLFLVTNAERLLSKSAIAEHVWGDAMDAADSHEFLYTHVKNLRRKLINAGCPDYIQTRYGAGYVFSIRTP from the coding sequence ATGAAAATCCTTTTAGTCGAAGACGAGCCTGATTTACAGAAAGCCGTGAGCCAGTACCTGGAAAGTGAAGGGTATACAGTCACTACGGCCGACACATACCAGCAGGCTACTGAAAAAGCTCACGACTATGACTACGACTGTGTTGTGGTCGATTTGATGCTGCCCGGCGGAAACGGCCTCGATCTGGTTCGGGCGCTGAAACGGCGGCAGTCAACGGCAGGCATTATTGTCGTAACAGCCAAAGATGCTCTGGCCGACAAACTCACGGGTCTCGATGCTGGGGCAGATGATTACCTGACCAAACCCTTTCACCTGCCCGAATTAAACGCCCGGCTACGATCTGTACTTCGCCGACGACTGTTTGGTGGGCAGGCGCAGGTACAAGCAGGGGATATTACGCTCTGGCCCGACCAGCAGCGGGTGAGCATCCACGATACCGATCTAAAATTAACGGGCAAAGAGTATGAGCTCCTGTTGTTTTTAGTCACGAATGCCGAGCGACTCTTATCAAAATCGGCGATTGCCGAACACGTTTGGGGCGATGCTATGGATGCTGCCGACTCGCATGAGTTTCTGTACACACACGTCAAAAATCTGCGTCGGAAATTGATTAACGCGGGTTGTCCCGATTATATCCAGACACGCTACGGTGCAGGCTACGTTTTCTCGATCCGAACGCCATGA
- a CDS encoding aldo/keto reductase produces the protein MNYRTFGRTGWQVSEIGYGMWGLAGWTGSDKQEVLRALQRSVELGCNFFDTAWAYADGVSEEILNQLLKNNTDKQLYAATKIPPKNRIWPSKPDFKLDDVFPADYIVEYTEKSLKNLGVETIDLQQFHVWEDSWANYDEWQEAVTKLTQQGKVRAWGVSVNRWEPDNCLNTIRTGLIDAVQVIYNIFDQNPEDNLFPLCREMNIGVIARVPFDEGTLTGTFTKETTFPASDWRSTYFVPENLNSSVDHADALKPLIPAGMTMPEMALRFILSNPDVHTTIPGMRQIRNVEANTAASDGAGLSPELLRELKGHRWDRTPTEWSQ, from the coding sequence ATGAATTACCGAACCTTTGGCCGAACGGGCTGGCAAGTTTCTGAAATTGGCTATGGTATGTGGGGCCTCGCTGGCTGGACTGGCTCCGACAAACAGGAAGTGCTACGTGCCCTCCAACGCTCCGTTGAACTGGGCTGCAATTTTTTCGACACCGCCTGGGCCTACGCCGATGGCGTTAGCGAAGAAATCCTTAATCAACTGCTGAAAAACAACACCGACAAGCAGTTGTATGCCGCCACCAAGATTCCACCCAAAAATCGTATCTGGCCATCGAAGCCGGACTTTAAACTGGACGATGTCTTCCCGGCCGATTACATTGTAGAATACACCGAAAAAAGTCTGAAGAATCTTGGCGTCGAAACGATTGATTTGCAGCAGTTTCACGTCTGGGAAGACAGTTGGGCCAACTACGACGAATGGCAGGAAGCCGTCACGAAGCTCACCCAGCAGGGTAAAGTTCGGGCGTGGGGTGTTTCGGTGAATCGCTGGGAACCAGACAATTGCCTGAACACGATCCGCACAGGGCTCATTGATGCGGTGCAGGTCATTTACAACATCTTCGACCAGAATCCGGAAGATAATCTGTTTCCACTTTGCCGCGAAATGAACATCGGCGTCATTGCCCGTGTCCCGTTCGATGAGGGCACCCTTACCGGCACGTTCACGAAAGAGACTACGTTTCCGGCCAGCGACTGGCGTTCGACTTATTTCGTGCCCGAGAACCTGAACAGCAGCGTCGACCATGCCGATGCCCTTAAGCCCCTTATCCCGGCCGGTATGACCATGCCCGAAATGGCGCTGCGGTTCATCCTGAGCAATCCTGATGTGCATACGACCATTCCCGGTATGCGCCAGATTCGAAATGTAGAGGCTAATACCGCAGCGAGTGATGGAGCTGGTTTATCGCCTGAATTATTACGTGAATTGAAAGGTCACCGTTGGGATCGTACCCCTACCGAATGGAGCCAGTAA
- a CDS encoding GxxExxY protein, whose amino-acid sequence MNERIYNTLNHKIIGACIEVHRELGPGLLESVYEECLAFELEALGLHVERQVELPVVYKGHLLNKTFFMDIVVEEMIVIELKAVQELTPLNHIQTLTYLRMAQMKLGLLINFNVELLRDGIHRKINGKLNK is encoded by the coding sequence ATGAATGAACGTATTTACAACACCTTAAATCACAAGATTATAGGTGCCTGCATTGAAGTACATCGCGAATTGGGACCAGGATTGCTTGAAAGCGTATATGAAGAATGTCTAGCATTTGAATTAGAAGCGCTGGGGCTTCACGTTGAACGGCAAGTTGAATTACCCGTAGTTTATAAAGGCCACTTGTTGAACAAAACATTCTTCATGGATATTGTAGTTGAGGAAATGATTGTCATCGAATTGAAAGCCGTGCAAGAGCTAACTCCCCTCAATCACATACAGACGTTAACTTATCTTCGGATGGCTCAGATGAAACTAGGTCTTCTCATTAATTTCAATGTCGAACTCCTGCGAGATGGCATTCATCGAAAAATCAATGGAAAACTCAACAAGTAA
- a CDS encoding putative quinol monooxygenase, which yields MLVRIVRMTFQEGKLADFQTIFDASKQHIRSFPGNCHLELLRDPDQPNVRMTYSLWSSAEALEAYRQSELFRTTWAATKALFAERAVAFSGEKLEEIIPFGRMSKIT from the coding sequence ATGCTGGTTCGTATTGTTCGTATGACGTTTCAGGAAGGTAAGCTCGCTGACTTTCAGACCATTTTTGATGCTTCCAAACAGCACATTCGCTCTTTTCCCGGCAACTGTCATCTGGAGCTTCTACGCGACCCCGACCAACCCAACGTTCGGATGACCTATAGCCTGTGGTCATCGGCCGAAGCGCTCGAAGCATACCGCCAAAGTGAGCTGTTCCGAACGACCTGGGCAGCAACAAAGGCCTTGTTTGCCGAGCGGGCAGTGGCCTTTTCGGGCGAGAAACTGGAAGAGATAATCCCTTTTGGTCGTATGAGTAAAATCACTTAG
- a CDS encoding carboxypeptidase regulatory-like domain-containing protein, whose protein sequence is MSRWLSVVYLTICLLNGLAPQAFAQTATTTLTGSVADATTGKPMSFANVYLNGSTRGTLTNEQGYYSLTGIPLGTVEIVASFVGYQPQRASLRLTTGQENRANFRLKPSDQTLLTVTVRGNQKKWERHLRQFKRQLLGEPFGSQCLILNSDVLSFNEEDGHLKATATEPILIENQALGYKLRYELLYFDGSFKRVFYAGTVHFDEMKAADERQAKRFRRNRLFAYKGSTRHLMASLVDGNYEREGFMVYQENPDVLPMRTISNRIVLAGSIATDTTKGHLKPLKVKELIQPGRLPFERRLLSDKTLIVFYTNATSFYSPYSDARYAYSEIKLPTGEIQLTTDGTITMPNGMVASGSLSDDRLSTMLPADWQPPKPDAGPTTSTTATVAQVTQGKFLLPDARQKRIATAFNERFQALAPILFVHNDKPFYATGDRMWLSAYLLDAATNRRPLGETAIHVDLLTPSGKLVQHQWLRVADGRAAGNFRLSDSLVSGTYRLRAYTDEDDGQRRPAFERTIAITNLFQSTPPKGVDSESKPLDVQVLPEGGRWITGLPARLGIKVTDSEGHGIPASGVVVTNEGKEVCRLNINPYGMGSFSMTPEAGKKYYADVVYNNQHQVVLLPPAESEGLVLSADAVSDTNLLALTITGTNRPSIDSVYVLFQQQGRLFDQRKILLQNGLARVTLPTEPFPPGLVQITLFDAAAHPQAERLVFISEQLSPVRVLIELNKPHYQPRERAILSINLNDEGLPAMAALSASITDAGQVPEDTAAATIKTHILLTGELRGRVEFPNFYVKDNSIETRRATDDLLLTQGWRRVSGTPATELMGGVSLMGRVLNAKNQPISGAQVMVASTVAEHSFVRSAGTNDKGRFRLAGLEIADTIQLMTQLADHQLKNFADKDAHLILEGPWVSWQVDTVNVHSNWAMLHAQLEAARRRQENDSDLYRDKTAKLLKAVTVRARKLDDRPGDIQRSSLHSEADATLTFDETSPRFANLYEMMRGRVAGVNITQQPLTGSYQVVIRGVGTLKSGSQPLYLLDGMTIQDNDGTALLSFNPGDIERIEVLKNGGTAGIYGVRGGNGVIAFYTKRFRPDQQKSAAKGGMKPLQLIGYASVQREFYLPKYATETQPGTLSDRIDRRDVLYWKPLMQTDSQGHSQLIFPLSDVVRTVRVTLQGITDTGRPIAVTKLIQVQ, encoded by the coding sequence ATGAGTCGCTGGCTATCTGTCGTTTATCTGACTATCTGCCTGCTGAATGGGCTGGCCCCACAGGCGTTTGCCCAAACTGCCACGACTACACTAACGGGCTCCGTAGCCGATGCCACTACCGGCAAACCAATGTCCTTCGCCAACGTATATCTGAACGGGAGTACGCGCGGCACATTGACCAATGAACAAGGCTATTACTCGCTTACGGGTATACCATTGGGTACCGTAGAGATTGTGGCTTCTTTTGTTGGCTACCAACCCCAACGGGCCTCTTTACGCTTAACAACTGGCCAGGAGAACAGAGCTAATTTTCGCCTGAAACCAAGCGATCAGACCCTGCTTACCGTAACCGTTCGTGGCAATCAGAAGAAATGGGAACGGCACCTCAGGCAGTTTAAACGACAATTGCTCGGGGAACCCTTTGGGAGCCAATGCCTGATTCTGAATAGCGATGTGCTTAGTTTCAACGAAGAAGATGGTCATCTGAAAGCAACGGCTACTGAGCCAATTCTAATTGAAAACCAGGCATTAGGGTATAAATTAAGGTATGAGCTCCTGTATTTCGATGGGTCGTTCAAACGAGTGTTCTATGCAGGTACGGTACATTTTGACGAGATGAAAGCTGCTGATGAACGGCAGGCAAAACGCTTCCGACGGAACAGACTATTTGCCTACAAAGGCTCAACCCGGCATTTAATGGCCAGTTTAGTTGATGGTAACTACGAACGGGAAGGCTTTATGGTGTATCAGGAAAATCCGGACGTATTGCCGATGAGAACAATCTCCAACCGTATCGTTTTGGCTGGTTCTATTGCTACAGATACGACGAAAGGCCATCTGAAACCCCTAAAAGTAAAGGAATTAATACAGCCGGGGCGCTTGCCGTTTGAGCGACGATTACTATCGGATAAAACACTGATCGTTTTTTATACAAATGCAACCTCGTTCTATTCGCCCTATTCAGATGCACGCTATGCCTATTCAGAAATTAAACTACCTACTGGCGAAATACAACTGACAACAGATGGGACCATTACAATGCCGAATGGTATGGTTGCATCGGGATCATTATCCGACGACCGCCTATCCACAATGTTGCCTGCCGATTGGCAACCACCGAAACCAGATGCTGGTCCGACAACCAGCACAACTGCTACAGTCGCGCAGGTGACTCAGGGGAAATTTCTGCTGCCCGACGCCCGACAAAAGCGAATTGCAACGGCATTTAATGAACGGTTCCAGGCATTGGCACCGATTCTGTTTGTACACAACGATAAACCATTTTATGCCACTGGCGACCGGATGTGGTTAAGTGCTTATCTGCTCGATGCCGCCACAAACCGCCGTCCCCTGGGTGAAACTGCTATCCATGTTGACTTGCTGACACCCAGTGGGAAACTGGTACAACATCAGTGGCTACGGGTAGCCGATGGCCGTGCCGCAGGCAATTTTCGGCTATCAGATTCTTTGGTCTCTGGTACGTATCGGTTGAGGGCCTATACCGATGAAGACGATGGGCAGCGTCGACCTGCTTTTGAACGCACGATTGCCATTACTAATCTGTTTCAGAGCACCCCTCCCAAAGGAGTTGACTCCGAGTCCAAACCGCTGGATGTGCAGGTACTGCCCGAAGGTGGACGATGGATAACCGGACTGCCAGCCCGATTAGGCATTAAAGTCACAGATTCGGAAGGCCATGGAATACCAGCCTCAGGGGTGGTTGTGACAAATGAGGGTAAAGAGGTTTGCCGCCTGAACATCAACCCGTATGGAATGGGTAGTTTTAGTATGACGCCCGAAGCTGGTAAAAAGTATTATGCTGATGTAGTCTATAATAATCAACATCAGGTTGTTCTGCTCCCTCCGGCTGAATCCGAAGGCCTCGTACTGTCAGCTGATGCTGTTAGCGATACTAATCTACTGGCTTTAACGATTACGGGTACCAATAGGCCGTCAATTGATTCCGTTTACGTGTTGTTTCAGCAACAGGGGCGCTTGTTCGACCAACGGAAAATCCTGTTGCAAAACGGACTGGCGCGCGTTACTTTACCAACGGAGCCCTTTCCCCCCGGTCTTGTTCAGATTACATTGTTCGACGCAGCGGCCCACCCGCAGGCTGAACGCTTGGTATTTATAAGCGAGCAGTTGTCGCCTGTTCGGGTACTCATCGAGTTAAATAAACCGCACTATCAACCCCGGGAACGGGCAATTCTGAGTATCAACCTGAATGACGAGGGATTACCTGCTATGGCTGCCCTGTCGGCGTCCATTACCGATGCTGGACAAGTCCCTGAGGATACCGCTGCGGCTACGATTAAAACACACATATTGCTGACGGGCGAACTACGTGGACGCGTCGAATTTCCTAATTTTTACGTGAAAGACAACTCAATCGAAACACGCCGGGCCACCGATGATCTGCTGCTAACGCAGGGTTGGCGCCGAGTGAGTGGTACGCCCGCTACTGAACTGATGGGCGGAGTATCGTTGATGGGACGAGTGCTGAACGCAAAAAATCAACCTATTTCGGGAGCACAGGTCATGGTAGCGTCTACGGTGGCAGAACATTCATTCGTGCGGTCAGCAGGAACGAATGATAAGGGGCGGTTTCGGCTGGCCGGTCTGGAGATTGCCGATACCATACAGTTGATGACCCAACTCGCGGATCACCAACTGAAAAACTTTGCGGATAAAGATGCGCATCTGATTCTGGAGGGACCGTGGGTATCGTGGCAAGTCGATACCGTGAATGTGCATTCCAATTGGGCTATGTTGCATGCCCAGTTAGAGGCTGCCCGGCGTCGCCAGGAAAATGATAGCGATCTATATCGGGATAAAACGGCCAAGCTGTTGAAGGCCGTAACCGTGCGGGCAAGAAAACTGGATGACCGGCCTGGCGATATTCAGCGGTCGAGCTTACACAGTGAAGCCGACGCTACCCTTACGTTTGATGAAACATCCCCCCGATTCGCCAATCTCTATGAAATGATGCGGGGGAGAGTGGCGGGAGTAAACATTACACAACAACCTTTAACCGGTAGCTATCAAGTCGTTATTCGGGGTGTTGGTACACTGAAGAGTGGCTCCCAACCCCTGTACCTACTCGATGGTATGACTATTCAGGATAACGATGGTACGGCACTACTTTCGTTCAATCCGGGTGATATTGAGCGCATTGAAGTATTGAAAAATGGTGGTACTGCGGGTATCTATGGCGTTCGGGGTGGTAATGGCGTCATTGCTTTTTACACGAAACGATTCCGGCCTGATCAACAAAAAAGCGCAGCAAAAGGGGGAATGAAACCCTTGCAACTTATTGGCTACGCGTCGGTTCAGCGGGAGTTTTATTTGCCAAAATATGCTACCGAAACGCAGCCGGGTACGTTATCGGATCGGATTGATCGCCGGGATGTACTCTACTGGAAACCTCTGATGCAAACGGATAGCCAGGGACACAG